The Mesorhizobium sp. AR10 genome includes the window GTCCGGCCAATTGGGTCACATCACCTCGGCTCGAGTGTCCTTTACTGTCGACCTGCCGGACAACCTGGCTCGTTGGCGGCTGAACGACCCCAAGGCCGGCGCCGGTGTTGTTCTCGATTTGACCGTGCACGACATGGATCTGCTGCGCTTCTATTTCGACGCGGATCCGATTTCGGTAACGGCGATGGGCCTGACTTCAGGGAGCGCGCCGCATGGCATCAAGGACAATGTCATGACGATCTGGGAGTTTCCCGGCCGCTTGCTTGTCAGCTGCCATGACACGTTCCTGGTGCCCTTCGGTGGGACTGCAATCGACGTTCACGGCATGGACGGATCAGTCCATGGCGCGGACGTGTTGTGGCAGAAACCGCAAGGGCGCGTCACAGTGCGCGATGCCGAGGGCACGCATGAAATTCGCGTCGAGCATCTCGTCCCCTACGATCGAACGATAGACGACTTCGTCAAGGCTGTTCGCGGTACCGGCTCGCCGTCCGTCACCGGCGAAGATGGCTTGAATGCACTGCGGCTCGCACTGGCTGCCATGCAGGCAATAGAGACCGGAAACACTGTTCGGCTATAGACTTCTTCCAAAAGAACATACTTCCGGAGGTCTGGGCATGAGGCCCAGTCCTTCGGACTTGCAATCTATCACTAGGGAAAACCAGCCAGCTTGAGCTCCAAACTAGGAGCGGATGAGGTTTCCTTTGAAGGCGATGACGAGCAAGGCGACGACCACGAAAGCCAGGCCGATGGTGAGCGACGTCGCTTGTGCGATAAATCCGATGAACGGCGGTCCGATCAGCAAGCCTGCATATCCCATCGTCGCGACCCGCGAAATGGCCACGCCAGCCGCCGGGCCACCAAACCTGCCAGCAGCCGAAAAGACCGCCGGCACGGCGTTGGCGATGCCAAGGCCGCAAACGGCCAAGGCGATGAAGATAACTGGAACGCTGGTCACGCAAAGAGCAAAGCTAAGGGCCAAGGCCACGGCAAAGGCACCGTAAACGAGCGTTGTCCCGGCATCGAACGACCGTGTGATAATGTCGCCAAAAACCCTGCCGACCGCCATCATGCCGGCAAAGAGAGCAAAGCCGAAAGCGCCGGTACTTTGGCTCGAGCCGATCGTATTGACCAGATAGATGGCGATCCAGTCGCACAGGGCGCCTTCAGCAAACAGCGAAAGAAATGCCAACACGCCGAGCAGGTAGAGGTATCGTCTGTCTTTCGGCTCGGTGAAGTTCGACGATTCAGCGGTTGAAACTGAACTCGTTTCCTTCGGCTCTCGGTGGAGCCTGGACGCGAGACGGCCCAACGCTGCAAATGCAACAACGGATGCTCCGGCCACCGGAAGGCACAGCGTGACCCCGGCGCCTCCGTGCAAGAGCCATCCGATCAAGCCGGCGCCGGTCAGATTGCCGAAACTGAACATCGCATGGCAAGATGATATGATCGGCGTCTGCAGCTTCCGCTCGAGGAATGTCGCTTCGGTGTTCATGGCGACGTCAAGTGTGCCGAAAGCTGACCCTGCAACGGCGACAAGCAGGCCAAGCGTGGCGATGTTTGGCGCATGGGGAACCGCGATCAGCGCTGCGCCAAGCAGACCTGCCCCAGCGAAGCAGATATTGGCCGTTCCCAGGGCAGGAATCAGATCCCCGACCTTGCGCATCATCAGGATCGCGCCGATGGCAAAACACAGCAAGACAAGCCCAGTCTCACCCTTGGAAAGCTGCTGCTGTATGCTGATGGCAGGCAGGCACGCCGCCCAGGATCCGATCCCGATGCCCGCTGCCAGGAAGAAGGCGTAGGCAGCCGGTCGCGACGTCCCTTGGACCTCAACCGATGCATCCATCTGGATCGCCTCCGAACCTGCGGTGAATAGCGGGACTAGGCCAACCGAAACGGTCCTGGCGGGCTATAAGCCGAACGAGTAGTCGCTCGCTGCCGCAGCCGCCGAAACCAGGCCGTTGTCTATGTCGGACGCGACTGCCTCGTGCGCTCTGTTAACCGGCGCACCGTAGCCGGCGCCACCGGGCGTCAGAACGACCAGCCAATCGCCAGCCGGCACTGTTTGCCGGCCTTTGCCATTCAGCGTCCTCCCGGATCCCAAACCGACGTAACCTGGTCCGCCGGCCTTGCCTCCAGCTCGACCGCGCGGCGGATGCACGATCCGATCCAGCGCAGCGTAGAGGTCGAAATCGACGGGATCGCGGTTCTGGATTTCGATGTGCTGGCCGAGTCCACCGCGATAGGTGCCGGAACCGCCGCTGTCGGGCCGAAGCTCTTTGCATCTGAACAACAGCGGTGAGATGGATTCGATGATCTCCACCGGGACACCGGAGACACCACTTGGAAAGGCAGTCGCCGACAGGCCGTCCAGAGAAGGACGCCCACCAACGCCACCGGTCTGCACCGAGAGGACCGAAAAGCGGTTGAAATCGCCCGCAGCCCCGTTTGCCGCGCTGGCGTGGTTCTCCAGGATGAGGTTCCACAGGCACGACGTGCCTTCGGCCGGCGGCTGTATCGCCGGAATCTGCGCCAGGCAACCGAAGACAACGTCAGGAAGCATCTGACCTATGATGTGTCGCGATGATACGGGCGCCGGTCGCTGCGCATTCAGGATGCAGTTGATCGGCGCCGTAACCCGTATCGGCTCGAGCGAGCCTGCATTGTTGGGAATGTCGGGCGCAATCAACACGCGGACGCCATAGGTCGAATAGGCTTGCGCGTAAGTGAGGGGTACGTTGATTCCCTTTGATGAGGCGCCGGAGCTACCCGCGAAGTCGATGGTGATGGTCGAACCCTTGACGGTGAGCGTCGCCACGAGGTCGATGGGCTGCTCATAGCCGTCGACCCGCATTGATGACGAATAGCTCCCATCTGGCAGCGCTGAGATCTGCGTCTCGACCGCATTGCGCGATTGCGTGATGATATGCTCAGCCAGCCCGCGGAGCGTCTCGAGGCGAAACTCGCGCATCATCTCGATGAGCCGTTCGACGCCGATGTCGTTGCAGGCTGCGAGCGACAGGATGTCGCCCTCCGCCTCGGTGGGATAGCGGGAATTGCCGCGCACGATGTCGATCAACGTCTGGTTCTTGACGCCGCGGTCGATCAACCGAAGGAAGGGCAGATAGAGGCCTTCCTCGATGACATCGCGTCCGTCGGGGCCGAAGCCAATGCCGCCGATGTCGACGAGGTGACTGGTGCAGGCAAACAGGGCGACCAGCCTGCCGTCGAGAAATGCGGGCGTCACCACCACCATATCGTGCAAATGCCCGGTGCCTTTCCAGGGATCGTTGGTGATGTAGACGTCGCCTTCCTGCATCGTCTCGGCAGGGAAGGCGATGAGGAAGTGTTTCACCGATTCAGCCATCGAGTTGACATGACCGGGCGTTCCCGTCACCGCCTGTGCCAGCATGCGGCCGTCCATGTCGAAGACGCCGGCCGAAAGGTCGCCTGACTCCCGCACGATCGGGCTGAAGGCGGTTCGGACCAGGGTCTGTGCCTGCTCCTCGACGACCGAGATCAGGCGATTCCACATGATTTGCGTGTGGATGTCGGAAAGCTCAGAGTGCATGTCCATGACCAGTTCCGTCAGACCTTGGCGTTGAGGATGATGTAGCCGTTTGCGTCGATCGATGCGCAGAATGTCGAGGTGACGACCGTCGACGTTTCGTCTTCCGCGATGATCGCCGGCCCGCTGATCAACTGCTCAGTGCCGATGGCATCGCGCCAATAGACCGGGCTATCCGCAAAGACCCCGAGTTGGCCGTCGAAAAGGCGGCTTCTAGAGACGGGCTCCGCCGCATCTGCCGCGTCGGGGCGAATGAAGGCAATGTCCTGCGAGGTTGCCATGCCGGCGGCTGTAACGGTAACGGCCCAGCTCAAGGCCTCGATGGCGGCGTTGTCGATCTTGCGCCGGTAGAGCGCGATGTAGGCGCTGGTGAAGGCGTCGGCGAGGGCCTCCCGGTCATCGCCGTGCAGCGGCCTATCCTCCAGCTGAACCTCGATCTCATGGCCTTGTCCGGTGTAGCGCAAGAAAACGGAGCGTCGCGACTGGAGCTGCGCATCTGGATCGGCCTCGCGGATAACCGCGGAAGCTTCCTTGATCATCTCGTCGAACTGCCGGTTGATAGCCTCGATGTCGAGGCTGGCGATGCGGGCGAACGCGCTGCGCACCACTTCGTAGCCGAGCGGCGCGCGCAGGAAGCCGACGGCGGAACCGACGCCCGCACTTCGTGGCACGATGACGCGTCTTATGCCGAGTTTTTCCGCAAGACGGGCGGCGTGAAGAGGGGCGGCGCCGCCGAACGCGACCATGGTCCTGGCGCGAACATCCTTGCCGCGCTCGATCGCATGCACCCGCGATGCGTTGGCCATGTTTTCCTCGACCACCTCGCAGATGCCGAATGCGCCTGTCTCAAGTTCCGTCCCAAGCCGATCCGAAATGCACGCCGCGATTGCCCGACGTGAAGAACCGGCGTCGAGTTGGATCGAACCACCGGCAAACCGCAAAGGGTCAATCTTTCCCAGAACAAGATCGGCGTCGGTGACGGTCGGCGTTTCGCCACCGCGACCATAGCAGGCAGGTCCAGGTTCAGAGGTAGCGCTCTCTGGCCCCACCTGTATCCGGCCGAGCGAGTCCACATGCGCTATCGATCCGCCGCCCGCGCCGATCTCGACCATTTCGATGACCGGTATGCGGATCGGCATGCCGCTTCCCTTCATGAAGCGTTTCGATCGGGCAACTTCGAACGAGCGGGATTTGAGTGGCTCGCTGTTGTCGATGATGCAGATTTTGGCTGTTGTTCCACCCATGTCGAAGGACAACAGGTCGTTGACGCCGCATTTTGCACCGACATGGGCAGCCAGGATAGCGCCGCCAGCCGGACCGGACTCGACCAGTCGGATCGGCAATTCACAGGCATTGCTTAGCGTCGTCAGACCGCCGCCGGAGGTCATCAGCAGCAGCGGCGCCGAGAGGCCGATGCGATCAAGTTCGTCGCGCAGTCGCCGCAGATAGCTTGCCATGAGAGGCTGCACATAGGCGTTGGCGCACGTGGTCATCAGCCTTTCGTATTCGCGGATCTCGGGGCAGACCTTGCTGGAAAGCGAGATATACGCTTCCGGCATCAGCTGGTTCAGCCGCTCGCCGACCAGCTGTTCGTGCCGTGGATTGGCGTAGCTGTGCAGGAGCCCGACAGCCACGCTGGTCACGCCGGCTGCGCGCATCGTGCCCACATGTGCGCTGATCTGGTCGAGATTGATCGGAATGACGACCGAGCCGTCGACAGCAAGTCTTTCGGGAACCGTCAGGCGCAGCGCACGTGCCACAAGCGGTTCGGGTTTCACAAGATTGATATCGTATTGGTCGAAACGGCTTTCGCGGCCAATCTCGATCACATCGCGAAACCCCTGCGTGGTGATAAGCGCAGTCTTGGCACCCTTGCGTTCAATCAGCGCGTTTGTGGCCAGCGTCGTCCCATGGATAAAGATGTCGACATCGGCGGCGGTTAGCGCGGCCCGCTTCAGCGCCTCAAGGATTCCCGTGATCACGCCGATTTCAGGCGCCTTGGGCGTGGTCAATACCTTGGCGGTGAAGCGGCGGTCACCACATTCGAGGGCGATGTCGGTAAACGTGCCACCAATGTCGGCGGCCAATCGACAGGAGAGCTTTCTGGTCATTTCAATTCCTTGCCGCCCGGAGATATCTCCGAAAACAGCTCTAGCTCAGTTGTTAGATCGATCTAATACCTGCGCGAAATGACGTCAAGGCGGTTGATGATTTGAAACTGCTTTTCCTGTATGTCAGGGAAGATCGCTCGCTGACTCGCTGGAGTCGGCCGGCGCTCTTTCAATCTCGAACAGGTTGGAGTGGGCAGGCATGGACGGCAAGACCTTGACGGAAAAGCGCGGGCAACAGCACCGTGTGACGCTTGACGTCGTCGCCAAGCATGCCGGGGTTTCAAGGTCGACCGCCTCCCTCGTTGTCCGCAACAGCAACCTGATCGCGCCCGAAACGCACGAGCGCGTCCGCGCGTCCATGAAGGCACTGGGCTACATCTACAACCAGTCGGCCGGCAGTTTGCGATCGCAGAAGACGAAGACGTTGGGCATGGTTATTGCCGACGTATCGAACCCGTTTTACGCGTTGCTCGCGTCCGGGATAGAATGGGCGTGCCACCAGCAGGACTTCCTGACGATCTTTGCCGACACCGCCGAAGATGGCGGACGCCAGAAGATGATCATCGATCGCCTCATACAGCACAATGTGGCCGGCGTGTTTCTTTGCCCGGCCGGCGACAACTCTGCTGACGATCTCGCCGCCCTCGAAGCGGCGGGGACACCACTGGTCCAGATCATGCGCCATGTCTCCGGGCAAAAAGTTCCCTATATCGGCCCGGACAACGTTGCCGGAGTCCAGCTTGGTATCGATCACGTGGTGCGCTTGGGCCGCAAGAAACTGGCGTTCATTGGCGGCCCTGCCGGCAAGTCCTCGAGCGAGGAGCGACTTGAGGGTTTCAACCAGGGCGTGGCCAAGCATCGGTTGAAGGTGAAGAAGGATTTCATCAAAACCGTCGCGATCAATCGGCGCGAAGCGATGGAGGCGGCACTTGTCTTGCTCGACCGTCCCGATCGCCCGGATGCGATCATCTGCTACAACGATCTGATGGCGTTCGGTGTGATGTTGGCGATGCAGCGCCTCGGCTTAATGCCGGGCAAGGACGTTGCTCTTGTCGGCTTCGACGACATACCGGAATCCGCGCTCTGGACGCCAGCACTGACGACCGTCTCGATCGATGCACGCAACATCGGGCGATTGGCAGCTCGCGTTCTTATGGACAAGATCGCCAACCCCAGCCGGACGCCGCGAGACATCATCGTCGAACCCGAGCTGATCATCCGGGAATCCTGCGGCGAGTCTTTCGCCGCAGCTTAATCCTCGGCACAGCCGCCCTGTCGGCAAGTCGATGTCAAGATGCCCAGTTTTCCCGATAGTCCGGATAGATCGTCAGGCCACCATCGACGTACAGCGTGTGCCCGGTGATGTAGCGGGCATCATCCGAGGCGAGGAAGGCAAAGGCTGCCGCGACCTCGTCCGCCTCGGCAATTCGTCCGAGCGGAATATGCGCTTCGACAGCGGCGCGCTTGTCGGGATCGAACACCCAGCTCCGGTTCAGCGGCGTCACCGTTGCGCCAGGCGCGACATTGTTCACCCGGATGCCCTGCGCGGCATATTCCAGAGCCAGTGTCCGCATGATCATGCCAAGCCCGCCTTTGCTTGCGGCATAGGCGATGAACCGCGGCTTCGGGATCGTTTCATGATTGCTGGAATTGTTCAGGATCACCCCGGCTATGCCGCGCGAGAGAAAATGCCGCACGGCAAGTTTCGAGCAGATGAACGAGCCTCTGAGATTGACATCCAGGACCGCGTCAAAATCCTCTAACGGGAATTCGTGCGATGCATGCTCGCGGTTGATGCCGGCATTGTTGATCAGTATGTCGACGTGCCCCGCGAGATTGACCGCCTCGTCGAACATCGTCTCGACCTGGCACGGATCGGACAGATCGCCGGGCACGACACCACCGACCCGATCGGTGCCGTAAAGATTAGCTATCGAAGCGGCGGTCTCGCGAAGGGCGTCAGAGCCTTGAAGATCATTGAGAATGACGATCGAGCCTTCCTCTGCAAAACGCATGGCCGTCGCACTGCCAATGCCTTGTGCGGCACCCGTTATCAGCACCCGCTTGTCGGTCAATCCGCGCATGACATTCCTCCGTGCTGCAGGGCAATCGATTTCGGCCTCAATGCCCGTTCGGGCGCCACAGACCTGCATGGCGCGATCAGCATCAGCTGCCGTCCCGCAGATCCGGGATCGGATCGTAGCTGAGCCTTATGTCCGAGAAACGGACGCGACAGCCGTTTCCGAGCGGCGATTGTGCCGACAAACCGATGGTCAGCGGACCACTGCCACGTGGCAGGGAAAACCATCGCAGGAAATGCCAGTGGCTACCGGCCTCGGAGAAATGAAAGGCAAAGGCGCCGTCCTGGGCGCTCAGCCTTAGATAGACGGCCTCCTTTTCGAAGGGCGGACCGTCGCAATCATCCGACACGCCCTTGGTAACGACGCTGACGAGCGTTGGAACGCGCTGAGGAGAATATTCGAAGGCAATTTTAGCCCAAGTGTCTTCACTGGCTTGGACGAAAATGGTGCCCCCGTCGAACCGGGAACCGAAATCGGCGGTTACTTTTGCTTGCAGGGAAAAGACTGGTGCCTCAATGGACATTGCCATCGAAGGAACATTGCGCAATTTCGCGTTGCCCCGAGGATCAAAAAACCAATCGGTGTTGGGGCCGGCCTCGATCACCGCGTCGTTTCCGTCGAAGTCGATACGCCCTGCCTCTGGGCAGCGTTTTTCAAATCGTTCGATCAGCATTTCTTATGTCCACATTCATAGTTGAATTGAGGTCGCAATTGGCGACGGCCAGTCGAGACAGCGCTCAGGTCAGTCGCAAGGCCAGTGCGCGCAATTTCGAAGCTGATGCGGCGATCTGATCCGCCGAGAGGACCCCATGCTCGACTGCCAGCTCGATGGCACCGACCATCGACGTGATGTGTGGAACGCCATTTGCAGAGACCAGCATCCAGTCCGCGCCGGCGGCCAGTGCTTTGACAGCGGACTGTTCTATGGTCATGTCCCGGATCGTTGCTTTCCAATCCAGGTCATCGGTAAGGACAACGCCGCCAAAGCCGAATTCGCCTTTTAGCAGGCTGATCAACTCGGCGGAGTGGGAGGCTGCAGTGGGCGGAGTCGTCGCCTTGAAGATCGCCGGACCCATCATGACGACATCGCTTCCGGCTTCGATGCCGGCCCGGAAAGGTGCTGAAAAGGCCCGCAGTTCCTCCAGCGAATGCGGAACTTCACCTTCGTCAACGGCGGGATCGAGCACACAGATCGGGTGTCCGGGAAAATGCTTCACCGTTGCGGCGACGCCACCATCCTGAACGCCTTTGACAAAGGCACTGACAATTCGCGTCACTTCACCAATATCCTCGCTGAGGGTACGCCCCTCGAGCCAGGGATTGGGGCCGACAAGCACATCCGCCACCGGCGACAGGAAGACGTTGACGCCAAGATTGCGCGCGGACACGGCCGAAGCCTTTGATCGCGTTTCGATGGCCTCACTGGTAGATCGATGCGCCTCTTCGAGTGATGGCAGCGACGTGACGAGCCGGTGAAGCCTCTCGATGCCGCCGATCTCGGCATCGACGGCAACGAGTACCGGGCCGGCGATGCTTCGAGCCTGGGCAACGGTCTTGCGCCAGCGATCCGCCGTTTCCTCGGCCACGCGCCTGGCGTCGATGATACGGCTGACATACTCCTCGCGCGTTTCGCCAAAGAGCAGCGAGATGCCTCCATCTTCCAGGAAACGGGAGGCTGAGCTATCGATCTCGAGTTCGGGGAAGATCGGCAGAAAGAGGGCATGGATGTCACGCCGCAACTGGGTTCTCATGAAGTCTCCTTAAAATGGATTATGGTGTGCAGCGTTTAGGCGTCGACGAGCAGGTCGGATTTCGGGACAGCCTGACAGGCCAGACAAGTGTCCGTCGCAGATCTGGCAAGGTCCGTGCGATAAGCGATTTCGCCGTCCAGGACCCGCACCTCGCAGCTCTCGCACTGGCCGGCGCGGCATCCGTTGGTGATCCTCACTCCTTCCGCCTCGGCCAATTCCAGCAGCGAGCCGCGCGCACGTTCCCAGATTGCCGTCTTGCCGGAACGCACGAAGGTGACCGAATAGGGCCCTTCAGGCAGAGCGCTCTGATCGACGCTGCCGGCGGCAAAAGCCTCTTCGAACATAAGCTGATCGGGGTGGCCGGCTCGGACCAACTCTGCCCTTAGCGATTCGACCATGCCTGACGGGCCGCAGAAATAGATCGCCGGCGGGACCTCGAACGTCTCTAGCCGCAGATGCCGGAGGTCGACGCGCCCCCGATGAATATCGGCAGGAACGTCTTTACCGGCGCGGCTCCAGCATCTGTCGATCGTCACTTCCGGCATGGCCGCGAGCAGTGACCTCAGCCGGTCAGCAAAGGCTTCCGTTTCCGCGAGGCTGTTGGCGTAGGCAAGATGAACCCTCGGGCGAAGAGGCTGTCGTGCCAAGGTCTCCAGATAGGACAGAAAGGGGGTAATGCCGATGCCTCCGGCGACCAGCACAACGGGACGTGCCGAGACTAGGGGCGGCGTGAAGCGCCCGGAAGGCGCACGTGCGTCCAGTTCGTCGCCCGGGGCCAGAACGTCATTTATCGCAGTCGACATGCGGCCCGGCGGCAGGTCGTCATGTCCAACCGGCGCCGGCACTGCGCGCACGGCGATCGTATAGGCGGTGCGTTGTGCGTCAACGGCCGGTCCCGTCAGTGAATAGCACCGGATAAGGTCGTCGCCGTCGGTGCGCCGCCGCAAAACGATATGCTGACCCGGCTCGAAATCAGGTAGAAAGTTGCCATCAGGGCTCGCCAGCGTGACCGCGGTTACACCCTCGGCGACCTTGTCGACGCCCATCACCCGCATCGCGCGAAAGCCCCGCCAGGCGGTCCTTCCCTTGGCGATCGGCACGATGTTGCAGGACTGTGAACGGTGTGCAGCGGCGCCACTGACCGGGTCCAATTGGTCGCTGCCAACGAGCAAGTTGTAGTTGGCGCCGGTGCTTGAGAAGGCGTCATAGCTGGGGAGGTCGAGTGCGGCATTTCCCTGCCACCATCCAAACGAGGCGCGGACGACCCGCTGGTCCAGGCTGTTGTCCAGTTTGACTTTCATGCGGGCCTGGCCGTGGCGTGTGCTGATCTCGGCCCAGTCTCCGGCCTCTAGGCCAAGTCGTTCGGCCGCCTCGGGGGCGAGGTTTACCGTCGGCTCGGGCTCCCGTTTGCGCAGCGACGGCACCTGTCGATGCTGGGAATGGCAGTAATATCCCGTCTTCGCCGTCGTCAGTGCGAAAGGGTAGGCCTCGTTTGCTGGAAGATCGTCGGCGTCGAATGTCGGCACCGGCGGCTGACCGTTGCGGTGCAACAGCGCTGAATAAAGTTCAACCTGACCAGTTTCGGTGGCGAAGCCGGTCACGCCTGCCTCAGTCGGCTCGGCATATTTGCGGTAGCGCTGCTTCAGCGGATAACGGATTCCTTCCGGGCAATTTTTCAACTGATCGAGCGTGATCCCGCTCGGTTGCAATATGTGAGACCGGGCCGCTTCGATGCTGCCGTCGAAGAACTGATCGCGCAGGCCGAGCTCCTCGGCCAGGGCAAAGGCGATTTCTGCGTCCGAACGAGATTCACCCGCTGAAGCCACCACCTGCTGTCTCAGTTGCACGTGCTCCTGGGCGGCAAGCCCGGAACCGAAGCCGATTCTCAGTGCGTCGCGCTCCCACGGTGTGTTGACCGGCAACAGGAAATCGGCGGAGCGAGCGCTTGGGTTTTCGAACACGTCGCAATGGACATAGAACTCAAGCGCATCCAGCGCGTCTCGCCCTCGCAACGAGTTCGCATGGGCGACGGCAAGGTTCGCTCCGAAGCCGATAAGTCCACGCACTTTGTAGGGGCGACCATCGAGCACTGCGGTGTAGAAATCATGCGCGGTGATGCGGCCTTGGTTCGGCGGACCAAGCGGCTTGTCGTCGAGCCCGATGGCCTTGGCCATCTGCGCCGGATCCAGGAAGTTGGGGCCGCAGATGGCGTTGCGTGGTACGCACGGCAGCACAACATTGCCGCCGGGTGCATCGTAGCAGCCTTTGAGAGACATCAGCGTGGCGAGCGCACGGTCGATTTGAGTAGATTGTGCGTGCTGACCCAGACCGGTCCAGGTGTAGTAGGCGACCGATCGGGCGGCACCGATCATCCGTGCTGCGGCGCGTATTTCTTCTTCTGGTATCCAGGTTAAGCGAGCCACTTCACTCAATGCGTGGCGGCTCGCCGCCGCGTGAAGCCAATCGAAAGCTGAGGTGCACCGAACGGTGCCGTTCGCAGTGCTGACGATTATTTCACCGGAGCGCGCCGCCTGGGCAAGCACCGTTGGGGAATCGCGGCCTTTGCACTGCACGAAGGTCAGTCGCCCGTCAGTTCCGAGCACGACGAACGCGTCCGCATCCTTTCCCTGTGCATTCAGGTCGCCGCCGCGCAGAAATTCCCCGTTGTCGTCGCGTACAAGGAAGGCGGCATTGGTCCACTGCATCAGGAATGAGTCATCGAAAGAATTCTCTTCAATCAGCAGGCGCATGATGCCGAGCGCCAGTATGCCGTCGGAGCCAGGGCGGACCCGCAGCCATTGGTCGGCGCCGATCGCGAATCCGAAGCGTCGCGGATCGATGACGAGGATCTTGCAACCACGAGCCCGGGCTGCCGCGACTTGCGTCGCCTGGTCCAGCCAGACGGAACTTGGATTGAAGCCCCAGAGAACGATCAGATCCGCCTGGCCGTAATCAGGGTAGGGGAGGCCGGTTCCGAAGGTAAATGCGTGAGCAAAATCCTTGTGCCAGTTGCAGATCTCGGTGGTGCTGACCCAGTTCGGCGTAC containing:
- a CDS encoding molybdopterin-dependent oxidoreductase encodes the protein MRTEKPGFCALCKSRCGATFIIEDGRLTGAAPAPAHPTGKSLCVKGKAAPEILYHPDRLMTPLKRTQPKGSDEPGWVPVSWKQALSEIGERLRHLRDRHGIESVAVSTTTPSGTALSDGEEWIERLIQTSGTPNWVSTTEICNWHKDFAHAFTFGTGLPYPDYGQADLIVLWGFNPSSVWLDQATQVAAARARGCKILVIDPRRFGFAIGADQWLRVRPGSDGILALGIMRLLIEENSFDDSFLMQWTNAAFLVRDDNGEFLRGGDLNAQGKDADAFVVLGTDGRLTFVQCKGRDSPTVLAQAARSGEIIVSTANGTVRCTSAFDWLHAAASRHALSEVARLTWIPEEEIRAAARMIGAARSVAYYTWTGLGQHAQSTQIDRALATLMSLKGCYDAPGGNVVLPCVPRNAICGPNFLDPAQMAKAIGLDDKPLGPPNQGRITAHDFYTAVLDGRPYKVRGLIGFGANLAVAHANSLRGRDALDALEFYVHCDVFENPSARSADFLLPVNTPWERDALRIGFGSGLAAQEHVQLRQQVVASAGESRSDAEIAFALAEELGLRDQFFDGSIEAARSHILQPSGITLDQLKNCPEGIRYPLKQRYRKYAEPTEAGVTGFATETGQVELYSALLHRNGQPPVPTFDADDLPANEAYPFALTTAKTGYYCHSQHRQVPSLRKREPEPTVNLAPEAAERLGLEAGDWAEISTRHGQARMKVKLDNSLDQRVVRASFGWWQGNAALDLPSYDAFSSTGANYNLLVGSDQLDPVSGAAAHRSQSCNIVPIAKGRTAWRGFRAMRVMGVDKVAEGVTAVTLASPDGNFLPDFEPGQHIVLRRRTDGDDLIRCYSLTGPAVDAQRTAYTIAVRAVPAPVGHDDLPPGRMSTAINDVLAPGDELDARAPSGRFTPPLVSARPVVLVAGGIGITPFLSYLETLARQPLRPRVHLAYANSLAETEAFADRLRSLLAAMPEVTIDRCWSRAGKDVPADIHRGRVDLRHLRLETFEVPPAIYFCGPSGMVESLRAELVRAGHPDQLMFEEAFAAGSVDQSALPEGPYSVTFVRSGKTAIWERARGSLLELAEAEGVRITNGCRAGQCESCEVRVLDGEIAYRTDLARSATDTCLACQAVPKSDLLVDA
- a CDS encoding glycoside hydrolase family 3 N-terminal domain-containing protein — its product is MRRDIHALFLPIFPELEIDSSASRFLEDGGISLLFGETREEYVSRIIDARRVAEETADRWRKTVAQARSIAGPVLVAVDAEIGGIERLHRLVTSLPSLEEAHRSTSEAIETRSKASAVSARNLGVNVFLSPVADVLVGPNPWLEGRTLSEDIGEVTRIVSAFVKGVQDGGVAATVKHFPGHPICVLDPAVDEGEVPHSLEELRAFSAPFRAGIEAGSDVVMMGPAIFKATTPPTAASHSAELISLLKGEFGFGGVVLTDDLDWKATIRDMTIEQSAVKALAAGADWMLVSANGVPHITSMVGAIELAVEHGVLSADQIAASASKLRALALRLT